In a genomic window of Equus przewalskii isolate Varuska chromosome 4, EquPr2, whole genome shotgun sequence:
- the ARL4A gene encoding ADP-ribosylation factor-like protein 4A, whose translation MGNGLSDQTSILSSLPSFQSFHIVILGLDCAGKTTVLYRLRFNEFVNTVPTKGFNTEKIKVTLGNSKTVTFHFWDVGGQEKLRPLWKSYTRCTDGIVFVVDSVDVERMEEAKTELHKITRISENQGVPVLIVANKQDLRNSLSLSEIEKLLAVSELSSLTPWHLQPTCAIIGDGLKEGLEKLHDMIIKRRKMLRQQKKKR comes from the coding sequence ATGGGGAATGGGCTGTCAGACCAGACTTCTATCCTGTCCAGCCTGCCTTCGTTTCAGTCCTTCCACATTGTTATTCTGGGTTTGGACTGTGCTGGAAAGACAACTGTATTATACAGGCTGCGGTTCAATGAATTTGTAAATACTGTACCTACCAAGGGATTTAACACTGAAAAAATTAAGGTAACCTTGGGAAATTCTAAAACAGTCACTTTCCACTTCTGGGATGTAGGTGGTCAGGAGAAATTGAGGCCACTGTGGAAGTCATATACCAGATGCACAGATGGCATTGTGTTTGTTGTGGACTCTGTTGATgttgaaaggatggaagaagCCAAAACTGAACTTCACAAGATAACTAGGATATCAGAAAATCAAGGAGTCCCTGTACTTATAGTTGCTAACAAACAAGACCTGAGGAACTCATTGTCTCTCTCAGAAATTGAGAAATTGTTAGCAGTGAGTGAACTGAGCTCATTGACTCCTTGGCACTTGCAGCCCACCTGTGCAATCATAGGAGATGGACTGAAGGAAGGACTTGAGAAACTACATGATATGatcattaaaagaagaaaaatgttgcggcaacagaaaaagaagagatga